The Gemmatimonadota bacterium genomic sequence GTCCCGGCCACCCGACGAGGCACGTCACGCCAATCAGCGAAAGCATCAGCGCGATCCCGCGCGCCACCGTGAGTCGCTCCGTCCCACGCCAGGCGGCGCCAAGGGTGATCCAGGCGGGGAACGTGTAGAACAGGGCGACGAGCGCGGCGGCGGGGATCCAGGCGAGTGCCGCGAGGGAGAGGACAGCGACCAGCGACTGGCCAACCGCGCCCAGCGCCATGATGCGGGCAGCCACGGCGCGACCTGGAGACAGGTGCGGGGCGCGCTGAACAAAGGGAGCAAGGACGACCGTCGCCGCGACGAAGCGGACGAGGAGGAAAAAGCTCAATGCCATTCCGTCGCGCGTCGCGACGATGGTCCAGATCGAGATGAGCGCGAACCCGAGTGCGGCGAGGGCCACGGCGCCCGCGGCACGACGTTCCGCGGGGGACCACCCCGTCATGCGACGCGCAGCAACGCGCGGGCAAGCGAGAAGTACACGACCAGCCCGGTTACGTCCACGAGGGATGCCACGAAGGGCGACGAGGCAATGGCGGGGTCGACGTTGAGGCGCTGGAAGCCTAACGGCAGCATGGCGCCGACCACCGCACCGACCACGACCACGCCCACGAGGGTGAGCGCGACGACGGCGGCGACATTGGTCTCGGTGCCCCAGAGCAACGCGCGCCCGAAGCCCAGGAGACCGAGGCAAGTGCCGAGCACGAGTCCTTGGCCCAGCTCCCGCGCGAGGATGCGCCACACATCGGACCCGTCCACGTCACCAACCGCGAGGGCCCGCGTGATGAGTGTCGCGCTCTGGGAGCCGGAGTTCCCGCCGGAGGAGATGATCAGCGGGATGAACACGGTGAGCGTGAGCACCGCGGCGAGGGTGCTTTCATAGTGCCGCATGGCGGTGCCGGTGAACATCTCGCCAATGAACAGGAAGACGAGCCATCCCACGCGCTTGCGGGCGACACTCCAGAAGCCGGCCTGGAAATAGGGCACCTCCAGCGGCTGAACGGCACCCTGCTTCTGCGCGTCCTCGGTCTGTTCTTCGACAATGGCGTCGATGACGTCGTCGACCGTGATGACCCCGATGATGCGGTCGAAGCCGTCGACCACGGGGACGGCGACGAGGTCGTACTCCGACGTGAATCGCGCGACATCCGCACGGTCCGCCGTGGCGGGCACCTTCACCACCTCGGTCCAGGCGATATCGGCGACCCGCGCATCATCTGGCGCGGCGACGAGCTCGCGCAGGGACAGCACGCCGGCGAGCGCCCCCCGTTCGTCGACCACATAGATCGCGTGCATGGCTTCCTTGCGCCCGCTGCGCGCGGCAGCGCGCACCACGGCGAGGGCGTCCTGGATGCTCAGGTCCTGCATCACCGCGACGAACTCAGTGGTCATCAGGCCGCCGGCGCTGTCGGGCTCGTATTGCAGGAGGCGCTCGGTCTCCTGGCGTGCCTCGTCCGAGAGGTCGTGGAGGATCTCGTCGGCCGTTTCTTCCTCGAGTTCCTCCAGGACATCGGCCCGTTCGTCCGGGGTCATCTCCGAGACCAGCGCAGCAGCCTGCGCGGGGCTCATCTCCTCCAGCAGGTCGATCCGGATCTCGTCGTCCAGGTACTCGACCACGTGGGCGGCGCGCGCGGGGCCAAGGACGCGGAGGAACTCGCCGAGTTTCTCGCGCGGCAACATCTCCGCAACATCTGCCAGGTCCTTCGGGTGCAACTCCTCGGTTTCTGCGGCAATGTCGCCCGGTGACTCCTCGAGCAGGGCGAGGATATCCGGGGCGAGGAGCGCCGCGAGTTCGCGGTCGTGGGAGCGCTGCGGTGGAGTCATGGGGCGCCTCGACTCAGGCGATGAAGCGTCGCGCGGGCGCGCACGCTGGCCGCGCAACTTACGGCTGTCGTCCCGGCTGAACAACGGGTTCCTCGGCTTCTACGGTTGTGTGACCCGCCGCCATCCAACCATCGACGGCGCTGTGGTGTCTCAGGGAGGCTTTCACCCTCGTGACAATGCGACGCCTCCTGTCCTTGACGCTTGTGGCCGCTGGTGCCGCAGGTCATGCCCAACAACTTGCCCCGACGTCCCCGCGGGCCCCGCGTGCGGTGGCCCCGTTCGTGACGGAAGCGGTGAAGGCGGGTACCGCGCCGGTGATCGATGGCCGGGATCGCGACGCGGTGTGGGCGCAGGCGCAGGTCCTGGATGCGTTCCGTCAGTTTGACCCGGTCGAGGACGCCGATCCGACGCTGCGGACGGAGGCGCGGTTCGCGTATGACGAGAAGAACCTCTATGTGCTCGTCCGCGCCTTTGACCCGCATCCCGACTCCATCATGGCGCTGCTCTCGCGCCGGGACGAGCGCACACAGTCTGACTACATCCGCGTCATGATCGACTCGTACCACGACCGGCGCACGGCGTACCAGTTCGTGGTCAATCCCGCCGGGGTGCAGCGTGACATCTACCTCTACAATGACGGTGAGCAGGACGAGACCTGGAATGCGGTCTGGGACGTGAAGACCGCGATCGACTCCCTCGGGTGGGTGGCGGAGTTTCGCATTCCCCTGAGCCAGCTGCGTTTCGCCCCGCGGGATGAACACACCTTCGGCGTGGGGGTGCAGCGTGAAGTGGCGCGGCTCAATGAGCGCAGCAGCTGGCCGTTGTACCGGCGGACCGCGTTCGGCATCGCCTCCCAACTCGGGGAAATCCGCGGGATCCGCGGGATCGGTGGGAACCGTCGCGTGGAACTGATGCCGTACTCGGTGCAGTCCAACGAGTCACGGGTCCGCGGAGCCGGCTGGGGGCGGACGCAACGATCAACTGCTGGCGCGGACCTCAAGCTGGGGATTTCGTCGAACCTGACCCTGGACGCAACGATCAATCCGGACTTTGGGCAGGTGGAGGCTGATCCCGCGGTGCTCAACCTCTCGGCCTTTGAGCAGTTCTTCGAGGAGCGGCGGCCGTTCTTCCTGGAGGGGACCGGGATCTTCTCGTTCGCCATTGACTGCAACGATGGCCAGTGCACGGGTCCCTTCTACTCCCGGCGGGTTGGGCGCGCGCCACAGACGGGCTTCCTCAGCCCGGACGCGAACGCGGTCCCGACGTCGAGCACGATCCTGGGAGCTGCCAAGCTGACCGGTCGCCTGTCGAACGGGATGTCCCTTGGTGTCATGAACGCCGTGACCGGACGTGAGGCGGTCGCCGATTCGTTGACGGTGGAGCCGCGCGCGAACTACTTCGTGGCGAGGATGCAGCAGGACCTGCGAGGCGGTCGCAGCGGCTTCGGGGCTATCGTGTCTGCCGCCAATCGCAGCCTGGATGCGCAAACGCGGGACTTTCTCCGCCGCGACGCCTACACCGCCGGCGTCGACTTCCGGCACCGGTTTGGCCCGGGCGACAACCTCCAGGTCTCCGGGCACGTGCTCGGCAGTGCCGTGCACGGGAGCGAGTCGGCGATCGCGCGGACACAACGGAGTGGGGTGCACTTCTATCAGCGCCCCGACGATGACATCGCCTACGACTCCACGCGCACCAGCCTCGGGGGGCTCAGCTCGGGGATCGGGATCAACAAGAGTGGTGGCGGCATTACGCGTTTTCACACCGGGCTGTGGTACAAGTCGCCTGGCCTGGAAGTGAACGACCTGGGGTACATGCAGAGCGCCAACAGCATGGGGCACTCGCTGTGGTTTGCGCTGGTGTTCCAGCAGCCGCGGGCGTTCTACCGGCGCTTGCAGGTGAACTTCAACCAGTGGAACTCGTTCTTTACCGACGGTGTCGCCAACGGCCGGGGTGGGAACATCAACCTGAACGGCCAGTTGAAGAACATGTGGTTCTTCTACGGCGGAGTGGGTGGCGAACTTGGGACGTACTGCGGTGCCTGCCTGCGCGGCGGCCCCGCATTGTTCGAGTTGCCTCGCATGTTCAGCTTCATGGGATTCGGCGGCGACCAGCGCAAGGCGGTCGTGCCAGAGTTCAACTTCAACTACAGTCGCGGCGACGTCGGGCGTTCCCACAACCTGGGATTGGGCCCCCGCGTGAATGTGCGCGTGGCGTCGAGATTCTCGGCCTCGCTGGGGGTGAACTACAATCGGAACGTGGACGACCGGCAGTGGATCGCGAACTACGGATCCATCGGGGCGGACACCACGAGGTACACCATCGCGCGCCTCGACCAGAAGACGGTCACGCTCACGTCGCGGGTGAACTGGACGGCGTCGCCAACGCTGTCGGTGCAGCTCTACGCGCAGCCTTTCGCCACCGGGGGGTCGTACACCGACTGGCGCCATGTGCGCGATCCGCGCAACCGCACCTACGACGCGCAATTCACGTCCTATGGTGACGGCGCGGCGCCCGAGGGATTCAACTTCAAGCAGTTTCGCTCCAACACGGTGGTGCGGTGGGAATACCGCCCGGGTTCCACGTTGTTCTTCGTGTGGCAGCAGGGGCGCACGCAGGACCATCTCGACCCGGGGTCGTTCCAGTTCGGGCGCGACTATCGCAACCTGTTCGATGCGCATCCGCAGAACACGTTCCTCATCAAGGCGAGCTACTGGATGGGATTGTAGCCGACGGTCGGCGGGTGGCCGCGTGCGGCGTGCGGTGAACCCAAGGGCGTGATTTCCGGTGGCTTCACTTCCGGCGGTCGCGCCCTGCTCCTATATTCGCGCAGACGCTTCAAAGGGACTGCGTGAGCTCCAGTCGTCGCACCTTCCTCAAGAACTCCTCGCGCGCCGCAGCCGCCATCGGCATCGCCGCGCACCTCCCTGCCCAGCACCTCACCACGGGTAACGGAGCCGCAATCACCGGTGGTCCCGGACCGATCGACCCCGGTGACCCGGTCCTTCGTGAGTTTGCGAAGGTGGCGCTGGACGAAGCGCGACGTGCCGGCGCCAGCTACGCCGACGTGCGGTTCTCCCGCAACCGGTCGCGCAACGTCTTCACCCGCGAACGGCGCGTCCAGGGGATTTCGGACAACGACACCTTCGGGTTCGGCGTTCGCGCGCTGGTCGAGGGGACCTGGGGATTCGCGGCATCGAGCAATGTGACCCGCGACGAAGTCGCGCGCGTTGCACGTCAGGCGGTCACGCAGGGGAAGGCCAACCGGGTCGCGCAGCTGCGTCCGGTACAGCTCGCGCCGGCGGACGCGACGCCCAATGGTGAGTGGAAGAGCCCGATTCAGGTGGATCCGTTCACCGTGGCGGTCGAAGACAAGATCGCTCTGCTGCTGGCAGCCAACGAGGCGGCGCTCAAGGTACGCGGTGCACGGTTCGTGAACTCCTCGATGTTCTTCCTTCGCGAGGAGAAGACCTTCGCGAACACCGATGGCACCTTCACGGCGCAGACGATTTACCGCGTCTCCACCGGCCTGAACATCACGGCGGTGTCGGCAGACAACCCGGATTTCCAGTCGCTGCAGTCGTATGAGACGCAGCCGATGGGGCTGGGCTACGAGTACGTGACCAACGCGAAGCTCGTCGAGAACGCGACCCGCTGGGCGGACCTGGCCGTGCAGAAGCTCTCGGCGAAGCCGGTGGATGTCGGGCGCTACGACCTCGTCCTGCACCCGTCACACCTGGGCCTCACGTTGCACGAGGCCATCGCGCATCCCACCGAGCTGGATCGGGCGTATGGCTTCGAGGCCAACTATGCCGGCACGAGTTTCGTCGCCCCGCCGGAGAAGGTCCTCGGCAAGTTTCGCTACGGCCCCGAGTTCATGAACGTGGTGGGTGACCGACACCAGGCGGGCTCGCTGTCGGCGGTTGGCTGGGACGATGAAGGGGTCAAGCCCGAGGAGTTCCACATCATCAAGGCGGGGCTCGTCAACGACTACCAGACCACGCGCGAACAGGCGATGTGGCTGGATTGGTGGTACAAGCAGCAGGGCCGCCCCACGCGGTCGCACGGTTGCTCGTACGCGCAGTCCTGGGCCGACGTGCAGTTCCAGCGCATGCCCAACGTGTCGTTACTTCCCGGTGAGAAGGACCTCTCGTTTGAGGACCTGATCGCGGCGACGGACCGCGGGATCGCCATCGTCGGCGATGGCTCGTTCTCGATCGATCAGCAGCGGTACAACGCCCAGTTTGGCGGGCAGCTGTTCTATGAGATTCGTGGCGGCAAGGTCGTCGGGATGCTCAAGGACGTGGCATACCAGATCCAGACGCCAGTCTTCTGGAACGCGATCGACATGATCGGTGGAAAGAGCAGCTACATGCTCTGGGGGGCGTTCGGGGACGGGAAGGGGCAGCCGGCCCAGTCGAACGCGATCTCGCATGGGTGCCCGCCAACGCGGCACCGCCAGATCAACGTCATCAACACGGGGCGGCAGGGATGAGCGACCTCCAGACGCTTCAGGGCGCGCGGGTGCTGTCGCGCGCCGAGGCCGAGTCGCTGGCCAAGCGCATTCTCGGATTCTCGCAGGCCGAGGCTGCGCGGGTGTCGATCAACTCGGGAAATCGCGGGAACACTCGGTTCGCGGTAAACCAGGTCTCGACGGGCGGCGACAACTTCAACACGTCGGTCACGATCCTGAGTTGGGTGGGGAGGCGCAGCGGTTCGGTGACGACCAACAAGCTGGATGACGCCGCGTTGCGCGAGGCGGTGCAGATGAGTGAGCGCATCGCGCGGTTGTCCCCCGAAGACCCGGAGGCGATGCCCGAGCTGGAGCCGCAGCAGTATGCGGCATACGACGGGTGGAGCGATGCCACGGCGGGACTCGATCCTTCCACGCGGGCGGCCGCGACGCGGGAGATCACCGAGGCCTCACGTCAGGCGGGGCTGGTTTC encodes the following:
- a CDS encoding carbohydrate binding family 9 domain-containing protein, yielding MRRLLSLTLVAAGAAGHAQQLAPTSPRAPRAVAPFVTEAVKAGTAPVIDGRDRDAVWAQAQVLDAFRQFDPVEDADPTLRTEARFAYDEKNLYVLVRAFDPHPDSIMALLSRRDERTQSDYIRVMIDSYHDRRTAYQFVVNPAGVQRDIYLYNDGEQDETWNAVWDVKTAIDSLGWVAEFRIPLSQLRFAPRDEHTFGVGVQREVARLNERSSWPLYRRTAFGIASQLGEIRGIRGIGGNRRVELMPYSVQSNESRVRGAGWGRTQRSTAGADLKLGISSNLTLDATINPDFGQVEADPAVLNLSAFEQFFEERRPFFLEGTGIFSFAIDCNDGQCTGPFYSRRVGRAPQTGFLSPDANAVPTSSTILGAAKLTGRLSNGMSLGVMNAVTGREAVADSLTVEPRANYFVARMQQDLRGGRSGFGAIVSAANRSLDAQTRDFLRRDAYTAGVDFRHRFGPGDNLQVSGHVLGSAVHGSESAIARTQRSGVHFYQRPDDDIAYDSTRTSLGGLSSGIGINKSGGGITRFHTGLWYKSPGLEVNDLGYMQSANSMGHSLWFALVFQQPRAFYRRLQVNFNQWNSFFTDGVANGRGGNINLNGQLKNMWFFYGGVGGELGTYCGACLRGGPALFELPRMFSFMGFGGDQRKAVVPEFNFNYSRGDVGRSHNLGLGPRVNVRVASRFSASLGVNYNRNVDDRQWIANYGSIGADTTRYTIARLDQKTVTLTSRVNWTASPTLSVQLYAQPFATGGSYTDWRHVRDPRNRTYDAQFTSYGDGAAPEGFNFKQFRSNTVVRWEYRPGSTLFFVWQQGRTQDHLDPGSFQFGRDYRNLFDAHPQNTFLIKASYWMGL
- the mgtE gene encoding magnesium transporter, whose translation is MTPPQRSHDRELAALLAPDILALLEESPGDIAAETEELHPKDLADVAEMLPREKLGEFLRVLGPARAAHVVEYLDDEIRIDLLEEMSPAQAAALVSEMTPDERADVLEELEEETADEILHDLSDEARQETERLLQYEPDSAGGLMTTEFVAVMQDLSIQDALAVVRAAARSGRKEAMHAIYVVDERGALAGVLSLRELVAAPDDARVADIAWTEVVKVPATADRADVARFTSEYDLVAVPVVDGFDRIIGVITVDDVIDAIVEEQTEDAQKQGAVQPLEVPYFQAGFWSVARKRVGWLVFLFIGEMFTGTAMRHYESTLAAVLTLTVFIPLIISSGGNSGSQSATLITRALAVGDVDGSDVWRILARELGQGLVLGTCLGLLGFGRALLWGTETNVAAVVALTLVGVVVVGAVVGAMLPLGFQRLNVDPAIASSPFVASLVDVTGLVVYFSLARALLRVA
- a CDS encoding TldD/PmbA family protein gives rise to the protein MSSSRRTFLKNSSRAAAAIGIAAHLPAQHLTTGNGAAITGGPGPIDPGDPVLREFAKVALDEARRAGASYADVRFSRNRSRNVFTRERRVQGISDNDTFGFGVRALVEGTWGFAASSNVTRDEVARVARQAVTQGKANRVAQLRPVQLAPADATPNGEWKSPIQVDPFTVAVEDKIALLLAANEAALKVRGARFVNSSMFFLREEKTFANTDGTFTAQTIYRVSTGLNITAVSADNPDFQSLQSYETQPMGLGYEYVTNAKLVENATRWADLAVQKLSAKPVDVGRYDLVLHPSHLGLTLHEAIAHPTELDRAYGFEANYAGTSFVAPPEKVLGKFRYGPEFMNVVGDRHQAGSLSAVGWDDEGVKPEEFHIIKAGLVNDYQTTREQAMWLDWWYKQQGRPTRSHGCSYAQSWADVQFQRMPNVSLLPGEKDLSFEDLIAATDRGIAIVGDGSFSIDQQRYNAQFGGQLFYEIRGGKVVGMLKDVAYQIQTPVFWNAIDMIGGKSSYMLWGAFGDGKGQPAQSNAISHGCPPTRHRQINVINTGRQG